CAACGAACGGGGCTGGAGCAAACGGGGCTGGAGCAAACGGCGCAGCGACCAACGGCGCGGCGTCCGAATCCACGCCCAACGGTCCGTCGTCCGGCAACGCTGCCAGCGGACGCCACCGTCCCGACGACGGCAATGCCGTGAGCGTCAGCGAACTCATCGCGCGGCAGAAGCGGAGTTGATCTGGTCCTGCTTGCCGAAGGCGCGTGCATAGCGCGTCCCGACAAGCAGGAGCAGTAGCCCGACCACCAGGAACGCGACACCGCGTACCAGTCCGCTCAGTGCGGCGAGATCGAAAAGGAAGAGCTTTGCCAGCGCTGCGCAGGTCAGTGTCAGGCCGGTCCCCAGCATCGTGTGCGCGTACTCACGGTTGTTGAGCCCGAACACCAGGGCGGATGTGGCGGCCAACATCCACACCACCGTTGCCGCACTGTGGCCGAACACAAATCCTGTTGTGCCACCCCATATCTCGATACCCGAAGCAACCAGTGCGCAGGTCGCAGCGTAGAGGATGCCCATTCCGCTGATAGCCCAGGCAGCGGCGATGTTGTTCTCCGAGACCAACTGCAACCGCCTGGTGGCCCATACGAATGCCACGAGCACGCCGATCGCGGTCAGGCTCGAGAGTGCCGTCAACGCATCGAGATGGGCCGACGCGGCCCGGGAAGTCATCAACATGGAAGGCGCTGCGGATTCCAGGAATCCGATCCATCCGATTGCGGCAAAGACGAATCCGAGTACACAGACGAAACGCGATCCGGTCGAACCTGCAACTCCGATGAAAATGGTGGCGATGGCGAGCAGAACTGCAGCAGTCAACGACTGCGGTGATCCGGCAACACAGGACAGCAGCAATGCCACTGCTCCGGTGCCGGCGACGCTCATGCGCAGGTGAGTCGACAGTGCCGTGCCGACTGCAGCGCCGGACAGGAGCATCAGGGCTATGACGCCGTAGAGCAGGGCGGCCATCCGATCACCGAGGAGCACGCCGACTCCCAGCAGTGGCAGCGCCGCGACAATGAACGTTGCACTCGACCAGGCGCCCGCAACACCGTCACGCGAAGGGGATCCCTTCCGCTGCAAGGCAACTGCCGCACTCAAACCGATCACGGCGACAAGAACTGCACTGAACGTCAATGCTGCTGAATCAATCTGCATTCCATCGAAGATGGACACTCCGATGATTGCTGCGATCAACACGAACACAACCGGCGCCGTGCGAGCCATGCCGAGGTATTTCCAGTCTCGACCGAGTTGAGCGGATATTCCTGCCACTTGGAGTGCGACGAGAAAACCGATGAGCGGCAACGTGAGTGCGCCCGCCAATGCGGGGGCTGCCAATGCCGCGCCGAGCACGATCAGCAGCGCAAGAGATTCGGAGTTCCATCTGACCGCCACTGCAACTCCAGCGGCAGCGATACCGAAGGCAATCACCATCGACAGTGGTGAGACGATCCAGCCGTACAGGACCGAGGCTGCCATCACATCGAGATAAAGACCGGCAAATCCGGTGGCTGCCAGCGCGATTGCGCCCACCCTGCCACCCGGGCGTCCGTACACCCGGAACCCGGCGAAGATCAGCGCGCCGGACAGGGCTGCACCGCCGATCACTCGAAGCGGCGGCCCGAAGAAACCAGCCTGGGCTGCAAGAACCAACAGCATGACAACACCGATCAAGGTGACTGCCACGCCGGCGATCGCGAGGAGCCGGCTGATCATGCCGTCACGTTGCCACCACGGCGCACTTGGTTGTTTGGGCGGACTTGCCGGGCGCACGGACTGCGGTTGTGGGGCAACGTGCTGCGGGACCGGGTACTGAACCGGCGGCGGAACATATACAGGCATCTGAGCGGGCACTACAGGACGCATCGTGGTCAGCTGTGTCTGCAGAATCGACAGGTTCTGCCCCAGGTGGCGCAACTGCCGTCCGATGCTTTCGCACTCATCCGACAGCGCGGTCACCAGTCGCGGATCTACGGCAGGAGAACTTGGTGTGGTCATACACCGAGCCTGCTGCAGTCCGGCCCCGATTGAATGAGTAGTACTACTCGACCGGCATAGGGGCTTTCAGTGCCGACGCGGTCCAAGACCCAGTGCAAACGCGGTCTAGGACCCCATGAACTTGCGGAAGGTGGTCCCGAACGGATGCTTCGCAGTGACGCTGCCGAAGCGAACCTTGCCGTGCACCACGATGTGCAGCGGGCCCATCTGTGGCCCTGACCGCACCTTGTTGGAAGCACTGCCACCAATGGCTTCGATATCGTTCATGTCCACCGTGGCTTCTTCGGGGACTATCAGCGAGATCGAGCTTGCATAGTCGTTGATCGAGACGTGCACGATCTGCGTCTGCATGACGGCCCTCGTGAAATCGACGGTGACACTGGACATTCGCGTGTCGATCACCACGGCTGGTGGAACGATCCATGCGCCGTTGCGGGTCACTGTCGCCATCCGTCCGCGGATGATCGCGGCGTTGGCTGCGCCGTAGGCACCGGACGCCGGAGCGCTCTGTGCGGCATAGGGCTGCGGTTGTGGGTACTGAGGAGGCTGATGAACCGGCGGCTGATACCCCGGCGCCGGATACTGATAGCCGGGCTGGCCTGCGGACGCGGGATACGCAGGAGGTTCGTAGTCCGAGATCAGAGTGATGCCCGGGAGATCGGCGAGTACGGCGTTGAGTTCGCCTCTGGTCTTTGCAGCCAACGCGGTGTCCATCCGTTCGGTGAACTCACCGAGTGAGAGCATCCCCTGACCGACGGCTTTCTGCAGCAATTCGCCGACGTGCTCTCGTTCTGCATCCGATACGCGTAGATTCCTGGCCTCCATGGTTTCCAGGATAAGCGTTAATCGAGGTATTCCCGGATAAGCATCAGTCGAGGCCCTGTTCAATTGCGTAACGCGTCAACTCGACGCGGTTCGCCAATTGAAGTTTGCGCAGCGTGGCCTGCACATGGTTTTCGACGGTTCGGTGGCTCAGCGAGAGTCTGGTCGCAATCTGCTTGGCGCTGAGCCCTTTCGCGACCAGTCGCAGCACCTCGGTCTCCCGTTCGGTGAGCCTCGGAACCTCGGGAGCACGGTCGTCGGCGGGGGCTGTGGACATGCGTCGATATTCGCCGAGCACCAATCCGGCCAGGCCAGGGGTGAAGACGGCTTGCCCGTCGTAGGTTGCGCGTACGGCACCGAGCAGTTCGTCGACGGACGCGCTTTTTACCAGGTAGCCGGACGCCCCCGCTTTGATCGCGTCCAGCACGTCGTCACGTTCCGACGAG
The nucleotide sequence above comes from Rhodococcus sp. KBS0724. Encoded proteins:
- a CDS encoding response regulator transcription factor; protein product: MVVDDHPMWRDGVSRDLEAAGFIVAATADGVERARNRAAAVTPDVVLMDMHLPDGNGADATAAVLEVSPHSKILVLSASSERDDVLDAIKAGASGYLVKSASVDELLGAVRATYDGQAVFTPGLAGLVLGEYRRMSTAPADDRAPEVPRLTERETEVLRLVAKGLSAKQIATRLSLSHRTVENHVQATLRKLQLANRVELTRYAIEQGLD
- a CDS encoding DUF2339 domain-containing protein, coding for MTTPSSPAVDPRLVTALSDECESIGRQLRHLGQNLSILQTQLTTMRPVVPAQMPVYVPPPVQYPVPQHVAPQPQSVRPASPPKQPSAPWWQRDGMISRLLAIAGVAVTLIGVVMLLVLAAQAGFFGPPLRVIGGAALSGALIFAGFRVYGRPGGRVGAIALAATGFAGLYLDVMAASVLYGWIVSPLSMVIAFGIAAAGVAVAVRWNSESLALLIVLGAALAAPALAGALTLPLIGFLVALQVAGISAQLGRDWKYLGMARTAPVVFVLIAAIIGVSIFDGMQIDSAALTFSAVLVAVIGLSAAVALQRKGSPSRDGVAGAWSSATFIVAALPLLGVGVLLGDRMAALLYGVIALMLLSGAAVGTALSTHLRMSVAGTGAVALLLSCVAGSPQSLTAAVLLAIATIFIGVAGSTGSRFVCVLGFVFAAIGWIGFLESAAPSMLMTSRAASAHLDALTALSSLTAIGVLVAFVWATRRLQLVSENNIAAAWAISGMGILYAATCALVASGIEIWGGTTGFVFGHSAATVVWMLAATSALVFGLNNREYAHTMLGTGLTLTCAALAKLFLFDLAALSGLVRGVAFLVVGLLLLLVGTRYARAFGKQDQINSASAAR
- a CDS encoding DUF1707 domain-containing protein; this encodes MEARNLRVSDAEREHVGELLQKAVGQGMLSLGEFTERMDTALAAKTRGELNAVLADLPGITLISDYEPPAYPASAGQPGYQYPAPGYQPPVHQPPQYPQPQPYAAQSAPASGAYGAANAAIIRGRMATVTRNGAWIVPPAVVIDTRMSSVTVDFTRAVMQTQIVHVSINDYASSISLIVPEEATVDMNDIEAIGGSASNKVRSGPQMGPLHIVVHGKVRFGSVTAKHPFGTTFRKFMGS